A stretch of the Cucurbita pepo subsp. pepo cultivar mu-cu-16 chromosome LG16, ASM280686v2, whole genome shotgun sequence genome encodes the following:
- the LOC111777577 gene encoding uncharacterized protein LOC111777577 encodes MGEDDEQDRPKITNLHLRYDTEMISMSHPQMANHPHVINQSQVMNQPQVINQPPFLNQSQLMNHSQIMSQSQAINQANILPQPQAMQQSQMIMGHSLPPMMSSNYKVWAHPQAPLDPNKKYRNFPKPNYGNMKQSRSGRGNWKGKGISDKRINNRRMEKPLPGSISGPNNAGGYQPPSLQELQSQNRIRARKFYSKKKFGNRFAPYAPRNTTSFIIRAKKSGGIASLVSPSPVTPTVLPTPMFSPSREALGDMAKEEWGVDGYGSMKGLIRLRGSENRAEVQEEEEEDGGGGSSDSDVEEHLEVERRLDHDLSRFEMIYQNYGVEYNNCLENRVDDQDSHIAQLEEENLTLKERLFLMERELVDLRRKLQLLEGQNPAIDDVNEEVVENVSENESDGGLEMEYVSEITPNQDVDIDSKEDDEEVLEIEGGEKCVGEDFTKGKVVDEKLTVNDEMVKESDEHLPEVSVAKDEEMKGQLVSGKVNECEDMDEKLGNTLHSDSGIGNETVANDEEEQNRAE; translated from the exons ATGGGAGAGGACGATGAACAG GATAGACCGAAGATCACAAATCTTCATTTAAGATATGATACAGAAATGATTAGTATGAGCCATCCGCAGATGGCAAACCATCCTCACGTAATCAATCAGTCTCAAGTCATGAACCAGCCACAGGTCATTAATCAACCTCCGTTTCTGAACCAAAGCCAGCTCATGAACCATTCTCAGATAATGTCTCAGTCTCAGGCCATCAACCAGGCAAATATTTTGCCGCAGCCTCAGGCCATGCAGCAGTCCCAAATGATCATGGGTCACTCTCTGCCGCCTATGATGAGTAGCAATTATAAGGTATGGGCACACCCGCAGGCCCCTTTGGATCCTAACAAGAAGTACCGCAACTTCCCTAAGCCTAACTATGGAAATATGAAACAATCGAGGTCAGGGCGAGGCAATTGGAAGGGAAAAGGCATTAGTGACAAAAGGATAAACAATAGGAGAATGGAAAAACCTTTACCGGGTTCCATAAGTGGTCCAAATAATGCTGGAGGATATCAACCTCCAAGTCTTCAAGAGCTGCAGTCTCAAAATCGTATAAGAGCTCGAAAATTTTACTCAAAAAAGAAGTTTGGTAACAGGTTTGCACCTTATGCGCCTCGAAATACCACGTCTTTTATAATTCGTGCAAAGAAGTCTGGTGGGATCGCTTCGCTTGTGTCCCCTAGTCCTGTAACACCAACTGTGCTTCCTACTCCAATGTTCTCCCCTTCAAGGGAGGCGTTGGGTGATATGGCCAAGGAGGAATGGGGTGTTGATGGTTATGGATCAATGAAAGGGTTGATAAGGCTTCGAGGGTCTGAGAATAGGGCGGAAGTgcaggaggaggaggaagaggacgGTGGTGGCGGGTCGAGTGATAGTGATGTAGAGGAACATCTGGAGGTAGAACGTAGATTGGACCATGACTTGAGTCGATTTGAAATGATATACCAGAACTATGGAGTAGAGTATAATAACTGTTTGGAAAATAGGGTCGATGATCAGGATAGCCATATAGCTCAGTTGGAGGAGGAGAACTTGACACTGAAGGAGAGACTTTTTCTTATGGAGAGAGAGCTTGTTGACTTGAGGAGGAAGTTGCAACTTCTTGAAGGACAAAACCCAGCTATTGACGATGTGAATGAGGAGGTAGTGGAGAACGTATCTGAGAATGAAAGTGATGGAGGGTTGGAGATGGAGTATGTATCTGAAATTACACCAAACCAAGATGTTGATATTGATTCTAAGGAGGACGATGAAGAAGTCTTAGAGATTGAGGGTGGGGAAAAATGTGTAGGGGAAGATTTTACAAAAGGGAAAGTGGTTGATGAGAAATTGACAGTGAATGATGAAATGGTGAAGGAATCAGATGAACACCTTCCGGAAGTCAGTGTAgcaaaagatgaagaaatgaagGGTCAACTTGTTTCGGGGAAGGTCAATGAATGCGAGGACATGGATGAAAAACTGGGTAATACTTTGCACTCGGATTCGGGGATTGGAAACGAAACCGTGGCCAATGATGAAGAAGAGCAGAATAGAGCAGAATAG